A region of Pseudoalteromonas aliena SW19 DNA encodes the following proteins:
- the pabC gene encoding aminodeoxychorismate lyase, with translation MQKIINHTQTIITARDSSTISISDRGLNYGDGFFTTAKVVDGQVQYWPHHKARLIECAERLGFPELDFYSLENKITPHITDLQLSVLKILITRGEGGRGYSLPSECNITILLSVLDYPRNYSALAKKGVRLEISPIKLAAQPYLAGLKTLNRLEQVLIKKAMQTQNCDDVLVLDHNNNVIEASAANIFAIKNHKVFSPLVDECGIKGVYLQSLCDKLPVEFKRVQVEDLTQADAVFVCNSLMGAVPVKSIEQQVFNTANSHALLTKLLAKEAKC, from the coding sequence ATGCAAAAAATAATAAACCATACACAAACAATTATTACAGCACGTGATAGCAGCACCATCAGCATAAGCGATCGTGGCTTAAACTATGGTGATGGCTTTTTTACAACGGCTAAAGTTGTTGATGGGCAAGTACAGTATTGGCCTCATCATAAAGCGCGTTTGATTGAATGTGCAGAGCGTCTGGGGTTTCCTGAGTTAGACTTTTATAGCCTTGAAAATAAAATCACACCGCATATAACCGATCTGCAGCTCAGTGTGCTCAAAATACTGATAACCCGAGGTGAAGGTGGGCGTGGTTATAGCTTGCCAAGTGAATGTAATATTACTATTTTATTGAGTGTGCTCGATTACCCCCGCAATTATAGTGCACTTGCTAAAAAAGGAGTCAGGCTTGAAATAAGCCCCATTAAATTAGCAGCTCAGCCTTATTTAGCTGGACTTAAAACACTAAACCGCCTTGAGCAAGTACTTATAAAAAAAGCGATGCAAACGCAAAACTGCGACGATGTATTAGTCCTTGATCACAATAACAATGTAATTGAAGCATCTGCCGCCAATATTTTTGCGATTAAAAATCATAAAGTATTTTCACCATTGGTTGATGAGTGCGGAATAAAGGGCGTTTATCTGCAATCGTTATGTGATAAATTGCCTGTTGAATTTAAACGCGTGCAAGTAGAAGACTTAACCCAAGCCGACGCCGTATTTGTGTGCAATAGCTTAATGGGAGCAGTGCCTGTAAAAAGTATTGAGCAACAGGTGTTTAATACAGCCAACAGCCATGCATTACTCACTAAATTATTAGCCAAGGAGGCTAAGTGTTAA
- the acpP gene encoding acyl carrier protein yields the protein MSDIQERVKKIIIEQLGVKEEEVKNESSFVDDLGADSLDTVELVMALEEEFDTEIPDEEAEKITTVQTAIDYVTAHAE from the coding sequence ATGAGCGATATCCAAGAACGCGTAAAGAAAATTATTATTGAACAACTAGGTGTTAAAGAAGAAGAAGTTAAAAATGAATCTTCTTTCGTAGATGACCTAGGTGCAGATTCTCTTGATACTGTTGAACTAGTTATGGCTCTTGAAGAAGAGTTTGATACTGAGATCCCAGACGAAGAAGCTGAAAAGATCACTACAGTACAAACTGCAATCGATTACGTTACAGCTCACGCTGAGTAA
- the yceD gene encoding 23S rRNA accumulation protein YceD: protein MQKVKIPITLHPGKAAQHRLKYDGIVPLEKLTRLEKVVQEEVGEIAVKIHCKNDDQGFAVIRGNLSTHVTVICQRCNGDLGLDLVQDFVYSPVGEDTELDIFPEDYDEVALDENGEVNIFNLIEDELILAIPLVATHNEASCSYSAKPASFGVLKAEDDKPNPFDILKQLKKDS from the coding sequence ATGCAAAAGGTGAAAATTCCCATCACTCTTCATCCAGGCAAAGCAGCGCAGCACCGTTTAAAGTATGACGGAATTGTACCGCTTGAAAAACTTACTCGTTTAGAGAAAGTTGTGCAGGAAGAAGTAGGTGAAATAGCGGTAAAAATTCATTGCAAAAACGACGATCAAGGTTTCGCTGTGATTAGAGGCAATTTGTCCACACACGTAACTGTGATTTGTCAACGTTGTAATGGTGATTTAGGGTTGGATTTGGTTCAAGACTTTGTATATTCACCAGTAGGTGAAGATACTGAGTTAGATATTTTTCCAGAAGACTACGATGAAGTAGCACTTGATGAAAATGGTGAAGTTAACATCTTTAATTTAATTGAAGATGAACTGATTTTAGCAATTCCATTAGTGGCTACCCACAACGAAGCTTCATGCAGTTATTCAGCAAAGCCTGCCAGCTTTGGTGTTTTAAAGGCGGAAGATGATAAACCTAATCCATTTGATATTTTGAAACAACTTAAGAAAGATTCTTAG
- the rpmF gene encoding 50S ribosomal protein L32, producing the protein MAVQKSKKSRARRGMRRSHDAISGPTLTVDQTSGETHRRHHVTADGYYKGVQVISK; encoded by the coding sequence ATGGCTGTACAAAAAAGCAAAAAGTCTCGTGCAAGACGCGGCATGCGCCGTTCACACGATGCGATCAGTGGTCCAACTTTAACTGTAGATCAAACATCTGGTGAGACTCATCGTCGTCACCATGTGACTGCAGATGGTTACTACAAAGGCGTTCAAGTAATTTCTAAATAA
- the fabF gene encoding beta-ketoacyl-ACP synthase II: MAKRRVVVTGLGMLTPLGNDVQSTWQGLLDGKSGIQTITHFDTSKFGTKFAGLINDFDASAYMPAKDAKKMDLFIQYGIAAGVQAFKDSGLEVTEQNATRIGVAVGSGIGGLTLIEENHVKLLNSGPRKLSPFYVPSTIINMISGHLSIMHGLRGPNISIVTACTTGLHNIGHAARMIAYGDADAMVAGGAEKASTPIGMGGFNAARALSTRNDDPQAASRPWDKDRDGFVLSDGAGVVVVEEYEHAKARGAKIYAELVGFGMSGDAHHMTSPPEDGAGAALAMENALNDAQVNAQQVGYINAHGTSTHAGDKAETAAVKSIFGNAAKDVMVGSSKSMMGHLLGAAGSVESIISILSLTDQKVSPTINLDNPDEGCDLDYIAHTARDAKLDFALCNSFGFGGTNGSLLFKKV, encoded by the coding sequence GTGGCTAAACGTCGAGTCGTCGTAACTGGCTTAGGAATGTTGACGCCGTTAGGTAATGATGTTCAATCAACCTGGCAAGGCTTATTAGATGGTAAAAGTGGTATTCAAACAATAACTCACTTTGACACATCAAAATTTGGTACAAAGTTCGCTGGTTTAATTAATGACTTTGATGCATCGGCTTACATGCCAGCAAAAGATGCTAAAAAGATGGATTTATTTATCCAGTACGGTATTGCAGCGGGTGTTCAAGCCTTTAAAGATTCTGGTCTAGAAGTAACAGAGCAAAATGCAACACGTATAGGTGTTGCTGTGGGCTCTGGCATTGGTGGATTAACGCTTATAGAAGAAAACCACGTTAAACTATTAAATAGCGGTCCACGTAAGCTCTCACCATTTTACGTACCCTCTACCATTATTAATATGATTTCTGGTCATTTATCAATAATGCATGGACTTCGTGGGCCAAATATTTCTATTGTGACAGCCTGTACAACAGGTTTGCATAATATTGGTCATGCAGCGCGTATGATTGCATACGGTGATGCAGATGCAATGGTGGCCGGTGGTGCAGAAAAAGCAAGCACACCAATTGGTATGGGCGGCTTTAATGCGGCGCGCGCATTATCAACCCGTAACGATGATCCACAAGCGGCTTCTCGTCCTTGGGACAAAGACCGTGACGGCTTTGTATTATCTGATGGGGCAGGTGTTGTTGTCGTTGAAGAATACGAACACGCTAAAGCACGTGGCGCTAAAATTTATGCCGAGCTGGTTGGCTTTGGTATGAGTGGTGATGCGCACCACATGACTTCACCGCCAGAAGACGGTGCTGGGGCCGCACTGGCGATGGAAAACGCGTTAAACGATGCGCAAGTAAACGCACAGCAAGTGGGTTATATTAACGCACACGGTACATCAACGCATGCTGGTGATAAAGCTGAAACTGCGGCTGTTAAGTCTATTTTTGGTAATGCAGCTAAAGATGTAATGGTTGGTTCGTCTAAGTCAATGATGGGACACTTACTGGGTGCAGCGGGCTCTGTTGAGTCAATTATTTCGATTTTATCGCTTACAGATCAAAAAGTGTCTCCTACAATCAACCTTGATAACCCAGACGAAGGCTGTGATTTAGATTACATTGCGCACACTGCACGTGATGCCAAATTAGACTTTGCACTGTGTAACTCGTTCGGCTTTGGTGGTACTAATGGCTCGTTGCTGTTTAAAAAGGTATAA
- a CDS encoding Maf family protein encodes MMHPLILASSSPFRQSLLQKFNLPFETFSPDVDESAHKGETPTELVKRLSELKASAANKYFNKGLAIGSDQVAVFNNQILGKPHNKQNAIKQLNLFSGHTVTFLTGLCVYDIVTGAKKTCVEPFDVTFKTLNDAQISAYCDAEQPYNCAGSFKSEGLGICLFERLSGDDPNSLIGLPLIKLSQLLAEFGVDVLTAQNKF; translated from the coding sequence GTGATGCACCCACTTATATTAGCGTCAAGCTCGCCTTTTAGGCAGTCTTTATTACAAAAATTTAATTTACCATTTGAAACATTTTCACCAGACGTTGACGAGTCTGCGCACAAAGGCGAAACCCCCACAGAACTAGTTAAACGTTTAAGTGAATTAAAAGCATCTGCTGCTAATAAATACTTTAACAAAGGCTTAGCTATTGGGTCAGACCAAGTCGCAGTGTTTAATAATCAAATTTTAGGTAAACCACACAATAAGCAAAATGCCATAAAACAACTAAATTTATTTAGCGGTCATACTGTAACATTTTTAACAGGGCTTTGTGTTTACGATATTGTAACTGGCGCCAAAAAAACCTGTGTTGAACCTTTTGATGTTACATTTAAAACACTCAATGACGCACAAATTAGTGCTTATTGTGATGCAGAGCAGCCATATAACTGTGCTGGCAGCTTTAAAAGTGAAGGGTTGGGGATCTGTTTGTTTGAAAGGTTAAGCGGAGACGATCCTAACAGCCTAATCGGTTTACCATTAATTAAACTCAGCCAATTACTGGCTGAGTTTGGTGTTGATGTACTAACCGCTCAAAACAAGTTCTAG
- the rluC gene encoding 23S rRNA pseudouridine(955/2504/2580) synthase RluC — protein MSEKNDLQVTYVTINEDHLGQRIDNFLITHLKGVPKSAIYKLLRKGEVRVNKKRIKPVYKLQLDDVLRIAPIRVAEREEFVPSKLDKVTRLENDILFEDKYLIVINKPSGMAVHGGSGLSYGLIEALRALRPEERSLELVHRLDRDTSGCLLIAKRRSVLTALHEQLREKTMEKNYWALVEGQWDSKTKNVTEGLRKNTLKSGERVVRVDNTEGKPSHTRFKVLERFNDCSLVQASPVTGRTHQIRVHTQCKGHPIACDDKYGDQGFDESMRKVGLNRLFLHAHDLSFYHPKNETTMRIEAPLDKTLKNTLLKLRDAKL, from the coding sequence ATGTCAGAAAAAAACGACTTACAAGTAACTTATGTCACAATCAATGAGGACCATTTAGGTCAACGAATTGATAACTTTCTTATTACCCATTTAAAAGGGGTGCCTAAAAGCGCTATTTATAAACTATTGCGTAAAGGCGAGGTGCGAGTTAATAAAAAACGCATTAAGCCTGTGTATAAGCTGCAACTTGATGATGTACTGCGTATTGCGCCGATTAGAGTGGCTGAACGCGAAGAGTTTGTACCTTCAAAACTCGATAAAGTAACGCGCTTAGAAAACGATATATTATTTGAGGATAAATACCTTATTGTTATTAATAAACCATCAGGTATGGCCGTCCATGGCGGCAGTGGTTTAAGTTATGGCTTAATAGAAGCTTTGCGCGCACTTCGCCCAGAGGAGCGTAGCCTTGAGCTAGTTCATAGGCTTGACCGTGATACATCGGGTTGTTTACTGATAGCGAAGCGTCGTTCAGTGTTAACAGCATTGCATGAGCAACTTCGTGAAAAAACTATGGAAAAAAACTATTGGGCGCTTGTAGAAGGGCAGTGGGACTCTAAAACGAAGAATGTAACCGAAGGGCTGCGTAAAAATACACTTAAATCGGGTGAGCGCGTAGTACGCGTAGATAACACTGAAGGTAAACCTTCGCATACTCGCTTTAAAGTACTTGAGCGTTTTAATGATTGCTCATTAGTACAAGCATCGCCGGTTACAGGGCGCACGCACCAAATTCGTGTGCATACGCAATGTAAAGGTCACCCAATAGCGTGCGATGATAAGTATGGCGATCAGGGGTTTGATGAATCTATGCGTAAAGTCGGTTTAAATCGCTTGTTTTTACACGCCCATGATTTAAGTTTTTATCACCCTAAAAACGAAACAACCATGCGTATTGAGGCACCACTAGACAAAACGCTTAAAAATACATTACTAAAATTACGAGATGCAAAACTGTGA
- the fabD gene encoding ACP S-malonyltransferase has product MAQKIALLFPGQGSQSVGMLHALLESSESAKATFAEASDALGYDLAELVLNGPEEKLNQTHRTQPALLTASVAIYRDWLAANPDTDVVMAGHSLGEYSALVCSDVISLSEAVKLVENRGLYMQEAVPAGIGSMAAIIGLSDEEIKAACAASAQGDVVSPVNYNSPGQVVIAGHKAAVDRASQACKDAGAKRALPLSVSVPSHCELMKPAADKLAVDLAALTFNTPKCDVINNVDVKAECCADAIKNALVRQLYSPVRWTETVQALVAQGVTQSYEFGPGKVLTGLAKRIDKAMICGSVNDAASIDAAK; this is encoded by the coding sequence ATGGCACAAAAAATTGCACTTCTATTCCCAGGTCAAGGCTCGCAAAGCGTTGGCATGTTACACGCGCTACTAGAGAGTTCAGAGAGTGCTAAAGCAACATTTGCTGAGGCATCTGATGCACTGGGTTACGACTTAGCAGAGTTAGTCCTTAATGGACCAGAAGAAAAACTAAATCAAACTCATCGAACTCAACCAGCCTTACTTACAGCGAGTGTTGCTATTTATCGTGATTGGTTAGCAGCAAACCCTGATACTGACGTTGTTATGGCAGGCCACAGCTTAGGAGAGTACTCAGCACTGGTATGTAGTGATGTTATTAGCTTGAGCGAAGCGGTTAAACTAGTTGAAAACCGTGGTTTGTATATGCAAGAAGCAGTCCCTGCTGGCATAGGTTCAATGGCGGCAATAATTGGCTTAAGCGATGAAGAAATTAAAGCAGCTTGCGCCGCGTCAGCCCAAGGCGACGTTGTTTCTCCAGTAAATTACAACTCCCCAGGCCAAGTTGTTATTGCAGGCCATAAAGCAGCAGTAGATAGAGCATCGCAAGCATGTAAAGATGCTGGTGCTAAACGTGCACTACCACTTTCTGTAAGTGTCCCTTCGCATTGTGAATTAATGAAACCAGCAGCTGATAAATTAGCTGTTGATTTAGCCGCTTTAACATTTAATACACCTAAGTGTGATGTAATTAATAATGTTGATGTAAAAGCAGAGTGTTGTGCTGATGCAATCAAAAATGCACTAGTACGCCAGCTTTATAGCCCAGTTCGCTGGACTGAAACAGTACAAGCATTAGTTGCACAAGGTGTAACGCAAAGCTACGAATTTGGTCCTGGTAAAGTACTAACAGGGCTGGCAAAACGAATCGATAAAGCAATGATCTGTGGCTCAGTAAACGATGCCGCTTCAATTGATGCAGCTAAATAA
- the fabG gene encoding 3-oxoacyl-ACP reductase FabG, with protein MSNLFSLEGKVVLITGASRGIGKAIATTLVAQGAKVAGTATSESGAAKISEYLGDNGKGYALNVTDPASIETTLAAIKADLGDIDVLVNNAGITRDNLLMRMKESEWDDIIDTNLSSIFRLSKAVLRPMMKKKNGRIINIGSVVGTMGNAGQANYAAAKAGVIGFSKSLAREVASRGITVNVVAPGFIQTDMTDELSDDQKAATLANVPAGRLGQPDEIAAAVCYLASDAAAYVSGETLHVNGAMYMV; from the coding sequence ATGTCTAATTTATTTTCTTTAGAGGGCAAAGTTGTCCTCATCACCGGCGCTAGCCGTGGTATTGGTAAAGCAATCGCAACAACCTTAGTTGCACAAGGTGCAAAAGTTGCGGGTACTGCGACCAGTGAGTCAGGCGCTGCTAAAATCAGTGAATATTTAGGTGACAATGGTAAGGGCTATGCGCTAAACGTCACTGATCCTGCATCAATAGAGACAACACTTGCGGCAATAAAAGCGGACTTAGGTGACATCGATGTACTTGTAAATAACGCAGGTATTACACGTGACAACTTATTAATGCGTATGAAAGAGTCTGAGTGGGATGATATTATCGATACCAACCTAAGCTCAATCTTCCGTTTATCTAAAGCGGTATTACGTCCAATGATGAAGAAAAAGAACGGTCGTATTATTAACATAGGCTCAGTAGTCGGTACTATGGGCAATGCAGGGCAAGCTAATTATGCGGCAGCTAAAGCCGGTGTAATTGGTTTTTCTAAATCGCTTGCACGCGAAGTGGCTTCTCGTGGTATTACAGTAAATGTAGTAGCGCCTGGTTTTATTCAAACGGATATGACCGATGAACTCAGTGACGATCAAAAAGCAGCTACACTTGCTAATGTACCGGCAGGGCGTTTAGGCCAACCAGACGAAATAGCCGCTGCAGTTTGTTACTTAGCATCTGATGCTGCGGCGTATGTATCAGGCGAAACTTTGCATGTAAATGGTGCGATGTACATGGTTTAA
- the plsX gene encoding phosphate acyltransferase PlsX, which yields MLNHLTIALDMMGGDYGPRSSIPAAVHAVNVHANLTLILCGNEQVISKELESLDSLSHPRLIIRHCSEIVTNACEPAIAVRSKKDSSMRVALDLVKSGEAQACVSSGNTGALFFMAHYVLKMLPGVKRAALISAVPTERKNPVYLLDLGANVHCDAEMLYQFGIMGSVVAGQALGTDNPRVSLLNIGAEDIKGHDDIKQAAQLMQQSPYINYIGYSEGSDIFTGKADVIVCEGFVGNVALKTCEGIAKLIMNKFTAALEKHILYKCLAFMLRPIIKKLYKRVNPDQYNGASLVGLRGIVVKSHGNASAKAFQAAIDEAVKEVERQLPDKIAAIFEKTHSKDTAVNQ from the coding sequence ATGCTGAATCATCTAACCATAGCGTTAGATATGATGGGGGGCGATTACGGCCCCCGTTCATCTATTCCTGCTGCCGTTCATGCGGTAAATGTTCATGCCAATTTAACACTCATTTTGTGTGGTAACGAACAGGTTATATCTAAAGAACTCGAATCCCTCGATTCTTTATCTCACCCAAGACTTATAATTCGTCATTGCAGTGAAATTGTCACAAATGCATGCGAACCTGCAATTGCTGTGCGTTCAAAAAAAGATTCTTCTATGCGTGTCGCCCTTGATTTAGTTAAATCGGGTGAGGCTCAAGCATGTGTCAGCTCTGGTAACACGGGCGCGCTATTCTTTATGGCTCACTACGTATTAAAAATGCTGCCAGGCGTTAAACGTGCTGCACTCATTTCAGCGGTACCCACAGAGCGTAAAAACCCAGTATATTTGCTCGATTTGGGCGCTAATGTACATTGCGACGCCGAAATGCTGTATCAGTTTGGCATTATGGGCTCTGTAGTGGCAGGGCAAGCTCTGGGCACTGATAACCCTCGTGTTAGTTTATTAAATATCGGCGCTGAAGACATTAAAGGCCATGATGATATTAAACAGGCCGCACAATTAATGCAGCAAAGCCCCTACATTAATTATATTGGTTACAGTGAAGGTAGCGATATTTTTACAGGTAAAGCTGATGTAATTGTATGCGAAGGATTTGTTGGTAATGTTGCGCTTAAAACATGTGAAGGTATTGCTAAGCTTATTATGAATAAGTTTACAGCAGCACTCGAAAAACACATTTTATACAAATGTTTGGCGTTTATGTTGCGTCCAATAATAAAAAAACTCTATAAAAGGGTGAACCCCGACCAGTATAACGGTGCTTCTCTGGTAGGATTGCGCGGTATTGTCGTTAAAAGCCATGGAAATGCCTCCGCTAAAGCATTTCAAGCTGCAATCGATGAAGCAGTTAAGGAAGTTGAACGTCAACTTCCTGATAAAATAGCTGCTATTTTCGAAAAAACACATTCTAAAGACACGGCGGTCAATCAATAA